The following are encoded in a window of Variovorax paradoxus genomic DNA:
- a CDS encoding pseudouridine synthase: protein MSSSDTDDAAKLPVEPEVKKRKRTATPKQATEVAVESVVAPAEAAGAEAEAAPKKPRAPRKKKAVEVPAADEQLQSAAEVAPAAEAPAAVEPDVAPVVAKAATADEDEPAPVETKRPQASDQDDDRADDDEDDEEDEPDEEEDDLDRARRAAEREQRNALPPEPIRFSDVISGQFDADEESPEVPPLKRVLLPEADSPKLHKVLAQAGLGSRLEMEQLILQGRISVNNEPAHIGQRIQYGDQVKINGKPIRYRIAPPPPRVIAYHKPVGEVVTHDDPQNRPTVFRKLPRLQQGKWQSVGRLDLNTEGLLLFSSSGDLANQLMHPRFGLEREYAVRVLGALTAEEKKKLIEGVRLDDGMAQFGTIEDGGGEGSNCWYRVTISEGRNREVRRLFESVGHAVSRLIRIRYGAMVLPRGLKRGAWMELDERDIQALFQASGGAQARPAGPQQQRGPGGPEGGGRNGRNKKRRGNNNNRNGNNAGGMGGGQPREARGEAPIPSPLGDGRPPRGERGGRGGPNRGGGNGGPPQQQGRRGNAGPGNRQGGQGQGQGGGGNRAPGGGGGGGAANQPDPMKTSVGYIGADSFSRQRKEQRGGPGRRGGGGGSQGGGGFGGPAGSRRRGR, encoded by the coding sequence ATGAGCTCATCCGACACCGACGACGCAGCGAAGCTGCCGGTCGAACCCGAAGTCAAGAAGCGGAAGCGGACAGCCACGCCCAAGCAGGCGACGGAAGTTGCGGTTGAATCCGTGGTTGCGCCCGCAGAGGCAGCAGGGGCCGAGGCCGAAGCAGCGCCGAAGAAGCCGCGTGCGCCCCGCAAGAAGAAGGCGGTCGAGGTTCCGGCTGCCGATGAGCAATTGCAGAGTGCGGCGGAAGTCGCTCCTGCGGCCGAAGCTCCCGCGGCGGTGGAGCCCGATGTGGCGCCCGTGGTTGCCAAAGCCGCGACGGCCGACGAAGACGAGCCCGCACCGGTCGAAACGAAGCGTCCCCAGGCGTCCGATCAGGACGACGACCGCGCGGACGATGATGAAGACGACGAGGAAGACGAGCCCGACGAAGAGGAAGACGACCTCGACCGTGCCCGTCGCGCCGCCGAGCGCGAGCAGCGCAACGCGCTGCCGCCCGAGCCGATCCGCTTCTCCGACGTCATTTCCGGCCAGTTCGATGCCGACGAAGAAAGCCCCGAGGTGCCGCCGCTCAAGCGCGTGCTGCTGCCCGAGGCCGATTCACCCAAGCTGCACAAGGTGCTGGCACAGGCCGGTCTCGGTTCGCGCCTCGAGATGGAGCAACTGATCCTGCAGGGCCGCATCTCGGTCAACAACGAGCCGGCCCACATCGGCCAGCGCATCCAGTACGGCGACCAGGTCAAGATCAACGGCAAGCCGATCCGCTACCGCATCGCTCCGCCGCCGCCGCGCGTGATCGCGTACCACAAGCCCGTGGGCGAGGTGGTCACGCACGACGACCCGCAAAACCGCCCGACGGTGTTCCGCAAGCTGCCGCGACTGCAGCAGGGCAAGTGGCAGTCGGTCGGCCGGCTCGACCTGAACACCGAAGGCCTGTTGCTGTTCAGCAGCTCCGGCGACCTGGCCAACCAGCTCATGCACCCACGCTTCGGCCTGGAGCGCGAGTACGCGGTGCGCGTGCTGGGCGCGCTCACCGCCGAAGAAAAGAAAAAGCTGATCGAAGGCGTGCGCCTGGACGACGGCATGGCGCAGTTCGGCACCATCGAAGACGGCGGCGGCGAAGGCTCCAACTGCTGGTACCGCGTGACCATTTCCGAAGGCCGCAACCGCGAAGTGCGTCGCCTGTTCGAGTCGGTGGGCCACGCGGTCAGCCGACTCATCCGCATCCGCTACGGCGCGATGGTGCTGCCGCGCGGCCTCAAGCGCGGCGCCTGGATGGAACTCGACGAGCGCGACATCCAGGCGCTGTTCCAGGCCTCCGGCGGCGCGCAGGCGCGACCGGCGGGTCCGCAGCAGCAACGCGGCCCCGGTGGCCCGGAGGGCGGCGGTCGCAACGGTCGGAACAAGAAGCGCCGTGGCAACAACAACAACCGCAACGGCAACAACGCCGGCGGCATGGGCGGCGGTCAGCCGCGTGAAGCACGCGGCGAAGCACCGATCCCGAGCCCGTTGGGCGACGGTCGTCCGCCGCGCGGCGAGCGCGGAGGACGCGGTGGCCCGAACCGGGGCGGCGGCAATGGCGGTCCGCCGCAGCAACAAGGGCGCCGCGGCAACGCAGGCCCCGGCAACCGTCAGGGCGGCCAGGGGCAAGGGCAGGGCGGCGGTGGCAATCGGGCGCCAGGTGGCGGCGGTGGTGGCGGCGCTGCGAACCAGCCCGATCCGATGAAGACGTCGGTCGGCTACATCGGTGCCGACAGCTTCTCGCGCCAGCGCAAGGAACAGCGCGGCGGTCCGGGACGTCGCGGCGGTGGTGGGGGTTCGCAAGGCGGTGGCGGCTTCGGTGGCCCGGCCGGCAGCCGCCGCCGCGGACGCTGA
- the ndk gene encoding nucleoside-diphosphate kinase, whose translation MAIERTLSIIKPDAVAKNVIGKIVSRFEAAGLKVVAAKLVHLSRNEAEQFYSVHKERPFFKDLVEFMISGPVFVQALEGENAIAKNRDLMGATDPKKAAAGTIRADFADSIDANAVHGSDAPETAAAEVAFFFAGLNVYAR comes from the coding sequence ATGGCTATCGAACGTACCCTTTCCATCATCAAGCCCGACGCCGTCGCCAAGAACGTCATCGGCAAGATCGTCTCCCGCTTCGAGGCTGCCGGCCTCAAGGTTGTCGCCGCCAAGCTGGTTCACCTGTCGCGCAACGAAGCCGAGCAGTTCTACTCGGTGCACAAGGAGCGTCCCTTCTTCAAGGACCTCGTCGAGTTCATGATTTCGGGCCCCGTGTTCGTGCAAGCACTCGAAGGCGAGAACGCCATCGCCAAGAACCGTGACCTGATGGGCGCCACGGACCCGAAGAAGGCAGCCGCCGGCACCATCCGCGCCGACTTCGCCGACAGCATCGACGCCAACGCCGTTCACGGCTCGGACGCGCCCGAAACGGCTGCCGCCGAAGTCGCTTTCTTCTTCGCCGGCCTCAACGTCTACGCACGCTGA
- the scpB gene encoding SMC-Scp complex subunit ScpB: MNTADAKRILETALICSSQPLPVRDMRVLFDDELGVDTIKVLLLELQEDWAQRGLELVSVGSGWRFQSRPEMRDALDRLHPEKPPRYTRAALETLAIIAYRQPATRGDMEDIRGVTINSLILKQLEDRGWVEVIGHRETVGRPALYATTRQFLDDLGLASLDQLPLVETPAQQAALVDALQQASGDQPGLPMDVDAAEDAVAESADAAVRVTEEGVQPELDMVDAPPESAELAEVVSTDAAEFAEEVVAITGGDEAVEPVDEAPQASEPEAGKLPADPEGAIAPEEPPSDVPSPAADEADPHDPHAVSPGKTP; the protein is encoded by the coding sequence ATGAATACGGCGGATGCCAAGCGCATTCTCGAAACCGCCTTGATCTGTTCGAGCCAGCCGCTGCCGGTGCGCGACATGCGTGTGCTGTTCGACGACGAGCTGGGTGTGGACACCATCAAGGTGCTGTTGCTCGAACTGCAGGAAGACTGGGCGCAACGCGGCCTGGAGCTGGTGAGCGTCGGCAGCGGCTGGCGTTTCCAGAGCCGGCCCGAGATGCGCGATGCCCTCGATCGCCTGCATCCCGAGAAGCCGCCGCGCTACACGCGTGCCGCCCTCGAGACGCTGGCCATCATTGCCTACCGGCAGCCGGCCACGCGCGGCGACATGGAAGACATCCGCGGCGTCACGATCAACTCCCTGATCCTCAAGCAGCTCGAAGACCGCGGCTGGGTCGAGGTGATCGGCCACCGCGAAACGGTCGGCCGGCCCGCGCTCTACGCGACGACCCGCCAGTTTCTCGACGACCTTGGGCTGGCCTCGCTGGACCAGTTGCCGCTGGTGGAAACGCCCGCGCAGCAGGCGGCGCTGGTCGATGCACTGCAGCAGGCCTCGGGCGACCAGCCGGGACTGCCGATGGATGTCGACGCGGCGGAAGACGCCGTGGCCGAATCCGCAGACGCCGCCGTGCGCGTGACCGAAGAGGGCGTGCAGCCCGAACTCGACATGGTCGATGCGCCGCCCGAGTCGGCTGAGCTGGCCGAGGTCGTTTCGACCGATGCGGCGGAGTTTGCCGAAGAGGTGGTGGCGATCACCGGGGGCGACGAAGCCGTCGAGCCCGTAGATGAAGCGCCCCAGGCGTCCGAGCCAGAAGCCGGCAAGTTGCCCGCCGACCCCGAAGGGGCCATCGCGCCCGAAGAACCCCCATCCGACGTCCCGTCCCCCGCAGCGGACGAGGCCGATCCCCACGATCCCCACGCTGTTTCTCCCGGAAAAACCCCATGA